A genomic stretch from Leptospira johnsonii includes:
- a CDS encoding sodium-dependent bicarbonate transport family permease has protein sequence MADSAILQNILNPPVLFFFLGMGVIIFKSDLVIPEALSKFFSMYLLFAIGFKGGHELFKTPFSSEHALTLLACSIMATIVPIYAYFILKTKLEKHNAAALAGSFGSISAVTFVTAGAYLHNLNIEYGGFIVAGMALMESPAIVIAVILDRLSKNKANGGGSINWKALLHEALFGSSIYLLVGALIVGYLTGDSGWNAEKPFTEDLFKGILTFFLLDMGISAAKRFKELTHVGFFLIFAAILLMIINASIGLILTKVIHMPEGDALMFVVLCASASYIAVPAAMKDMIPEANPSIYLTVALSIVFPINIILGIPLYHYLVKAIM, from the coding sequence TGGGAGTCATCATCTTCAAATCAGATTTGGTGATCCCCGAGGCTCTATCGAAATTCTTTTCGATGTATCTACTTTTCGCGATCGGATTCAAGGGAGGCCACGAACTTTTCAAGACCCCTTTTAGTTCCGAACATGCATTGACTTTATTAGCATGTAGTATCATGGCCACTATAGTGCCAATCTACGCTTATTTTATTCTTAAGACCAAATTAGAAAAACATAACGCTGCTGCTTTGGCCGGATCGTTTGGGTCTATCAGCGCGGTGACATTCGTAACCGCAGGAGCTTATCTTCATAATCTAAATATAGAATATGGCGGTTTTATCGTAGCCGGTATGGCTCTTATGGAATCTCCAGCAATCGTGATTGCAGTTATTCTGGACAGACTTTCTAAGAATAAAGCGAACGGCGGCGGATCCATCAACTGGAAAGCTCTTCTTCATGAAGCGTTATTCGGATCTTCAATCTACCTTTTAGTAGGCGCTTTGATCGTAGGTTATCTGACTGGAGACAGTGGATGGAATGCTGAGAAACCGTTTACCGAGGACTTATTTAAAGGGATCTTAACATTCTTCCTCTTGGATATGGGAATCTCCGCAGCGAAAAGATTTAAAGAACTTACTCACGTTGGTTTCTTCCTGATATTCGCGGCAATCTTATTAATGATAATCAACGCAAGTATAGGATTAATTCTCACCAAAGTGATCCACATGCCAGAAGGAGATGCGTTGATGTTCGTAGTTCTTTGCGCTTCCGCTTCCTATATCGCGGTTCCTGCGGCAATGAAGGATATGATCCCGGAAGCAAATCCGAGTATCTACCTCACGGTGGCTTTATCCATCGTGTTCCCGATCAATATCATCCTTGGTATCCCTTTGTATCACTACTTAGTCAAAGCTATCATGTAG
- a CDS encoding alginate export family protein: protein MKVFQFIKIIYKIQPIGKFSLILLFLTVGSPSVFSQGANKGTVTTEPATTAPAAAAPQKSTAEEEDSYVSPMKSSGLTPDFTRSMFFEPELGKKVANHKKAWLNDWIRIGAYVRPRYEDRYNLAFDKSNKGYTSRAMQTSQVFFIIDPSPYFSAKVTFQDARVWGGETPASVGDVRANVFDGAGATTTSNPAAGGTGTTIPSQTTLREAFILLKKLPLDAKVQVGRQILAYGDQRLLGGANWTINGLSYDGARIMFDQDNYKIHFFGTKIAANQNGVNGVVSANAPITVTDPVTKKATVVNPGQPDQYIVGTYNSVTAKDWFTLDVYSIGLLTKKTAIAGAKSDLDLYNNSWAKQQSDLITTGFRITNRTANNNLPKDGFWGAWDWAFESAWQTGATGQRNVKDPLLDSYVQQNIAGMSGQSYGTQAQKYSGSMHVLQTGYTFFEKLRAGFQYTYASGDNNRTDGSNGTFQTLTNPRFGVFPYWNNVAGLSENIDTKNLSSYNFNFSYKTDHYGTFYAAYIVNNKVQTQDAWYAINGTANTGASTESNGVGQTTIAVGGTGKNIYNEFDLTWMYVVNDYVSIWIGGGILTAGNAVKNQRNALYHYNLQAVGTESAGLHLNTGVATGASGTASMAHMFFFQVNAGF, encoded by the coding sequence ATGAAAGTGTTTCAATTCATAAAGATAATCTATAAAATTCAACCGATCGGCAAATTCAGTTTAATTCTACTGTTTTTGACTGTAGGTTCCCCAAGCGTATTTTCTCAAGGAGCCAATAAAGGTACTGTAACTACAGAGCCTGCGACTACTGCTCCAGCTGCCGCCGCTCCTCAAAAGTCTACAGCAGAGGAAGAAGACAGTTATGTTTCTCCTATGAAATCCAGCGGTTTAACTCCGGATTTTACTAGGAGCATGTTCTTTGAACCTGAGTTGGGAAAGAAAGTCGCGAACCATAAAAAAGCATGGTTAAACGATTGGATCCGTATCGGAGCCTATGTTCGCCCTAGGTATGAGGACAGGTATAACCTAGCATTCGATAAATCGAATAAAGGTTATACCTCTAGAGCGATGCAAACCTCTCAGGTATTTTTCATCATCGATCCTAGCCCTTATTTTTCTGCAAAAGTTACCTTCCAAGACGCAAGAGTCTGGGGAGGAGAAACTCCAGCTAGCGTAGGTGACGTTCGTGCAAACGTTTTCGACGGAGCAGGAGCTACTACGACGAGTAATCCTGCTGCTGGCGGAACCGGGACCACTATCCCGAGCCAAACCACGCTAAGGGAAGCTTTTATTCTTTTGAAAAAACTTCCCTTAGATGCAAAGGTTCAGGTGGGTAGACAAATTCTAGCCTACGGGGACCAGAGATTACTGGGTGGAGCGAACTGGACTATAAACGGCCTGTCTTATGACGGAGCTCGTATCATGTTTGATCAGGACAATTACAAGATCCACTTCTTCGGAACTAAAATTGCAGCCAATCAGAACGGTGTAAACGGAGTGGTTTCGGCTAATGCTCCAATTACTGTTACTGACCCTGTAACTAAAAAAGCTACTGTGGTAAATCCTGGTCAACCGGACCAATATATAGTAGGTACATATAACTCGGTAACTGCAAAAGATTGGTTTACTCTGGATGTTTATTCCATCGGACTTTTGACCAAAAAGACTGCGATCGCAGGAGCCAAATCAGATCTGGATCTTTACAATAACTCTTGGGCAAAACAACAAAGCGATCTGATCACCACCGGTTTTAGGATCACGAACCGAACTGCGAATAATAATCTACCTAAGGACGGATTCTGGGGAGCTTGGGACTGGGCTTTCGAAAGTGCCTGGCAAACTGGAGCTACAGGACAAAGAAACGTAAAAGATCCACTTTTGGATTCTTACGTGCAGCAGAATATTGCAGGAATGTCCGGCCAAAGTTACGGCACCCAAGCTCAAAAATATTCAGGTTCCATGCATGTATTGCAAACCGGTTATACTTTTTTTGAAAAGTTAAGAGCAGGATTCCAATATACTTACGCGTCGGGAGATAATAATCGTACGGATGGAAGTAACGGGACTTTCCAAACTCTTACCAATCCACGATTCGGAGTATTTCCTTATTGGAATAACGTAGCAGGTCTTTCAGAGAACATAGATACAAAAAACTTAAGTTCTTACAATTTCAATTTTTCGTATAAGACAGACCATTACGGAACATTCTATGCTGCTTATATCGTTAATAACAAGGTACAAACCCAGGACGCTTGGTATGCGATCAACGGTACTGCAAACACTGGAGCTTCTACTGAAAGTAACGGTGTAGGACAAACCACGATCGCAGTAGGCGGAACAGGTAAAAATATCTACAACGAATTCGACCTAACTTGGATGTATGTCGTAAATGATTACGTTTCCATCTGGATCGGAGGAGGTATCTTGACTGCGGGTAATGCGGTTAAAAATCAGAGAAACGCTCTCTATCATTATAATCTTCAAGCTGTAGGAA